In one window of Acidobacteriota bacterium DNA:
- a CDS encoding PAS domain-containing protein yields the protein MTLGRSFLLWLLGVLVVTLVLVSALVLWHERQILEDELHSRAEVLGQVLALAAAEGGSPEYLTAVSMTDVRAGEVRDSNGQILWRFGPSPDEAESLDSSLMRVEQNVKVSGGLWGDEGSVDVVLMVSRARVRAHLAAAAARLLAGLGIALTLALAVGLVLVGQIVRPLNELGEWVRTFDPDRPVEPMQGGPTTEVRELARSFTGMAERLSEQRRSLVTSERRFRELFLASPTPLLRLDDRFGLRGANPAAEPYLGGPVSRMANTSLATFLEKPSANELLSALEDADEAGDTVLEAAWKLANGELAEVELHMGLETGDRKGGYLVAIHDLTDQVRRMGERWRRTFDAMMDGVALVDDGGSIVLANQALEPHQEAVSADLASRLRGEGPAQWRTSNGGRLLDCSLTSPAGLEHSILVVRDVTEAVDSESRLRDAEKMQAVGTLASGVAHDFNNLLAAILLHVRLMQRRPETAKEAVAAIGDLAEQGTEVVRELLFFARHPSSPPGTINLVDLVRQQEGVLRHLLPDDVDLVIELEDEAVPVVADPVGLRRLLVNLVINARDALEERGGRITVRVEHTAARAVLEVADDGAGIPSEAREHLFEPFFTLRRQGRGSGLGLAVVYSIVSAHDGEVDVRTSLGEGARFIVRLPLGEAAGLEPLEGRAESPALKVLLIEADGRSAAAKIEVLAGADLEVRHAPSFDQLADLTDGWTPGVAVVAEDVFGGARSDLGRLHMPVLLLGEAEGVVLDRLGPLVVRLPADASSEVVLETLTDLAE from the coding sequence ATGACCCTCGGACGGAGCTTTCTCCTCTGGCTGCTCGGGGTCCTGGTTGTGACTCTGGTGCTGGTCAGTGCGCTCGTCCTGTGGCATGAGCGGCAAATACTCGAGGACGAGCTCCATTCCCGGGCCGAGGTGTTGGGTCAGGTGCTCGCTCTGGCCGCAGCTGAAGGTGGTTCTCCGGAGTACCTGACGGCCGTCTCGATGACCGACGTGAGGGCCGGTGAGGTGCGGGACTCGAATGGCCAGATCTTGTGGCGCTTCGGCCCCTCTCCGGATGAGGCCGAGTCGCTCGACAGCAGCCTGATGCGCGTCGAGCAAAACGTGAAGGTCAGCGGCGGGCTGTGGGGCGACGAGGGTTCGGTCGACGTCGTGCTCATGGTTTCTCGGGCCCGGGTTCGGGCCCACCTGGCTGCTGCCGCTGCGCGCCTGCTCGCCGGTCTCGGAATCGCATTGACGCTGGCGTTGGCTGTCGGGTTGGTCCTGGTCGGCCAAATCGTCCGCCCGTTGAACGAGCTCGGTGAGTGGGTCCGCACATTCGATCCCGACAGACCGGTCGAGCCGATGCAGGGTGGCCCGACGACAGAGGTTCGGGAGCTCGCGCGATCCTTCACAGGCATGGCGGAGCGCCTCTCCGAGCAACGCCGTTCGCTGGTCACCAGCGAACGCCGGTTCCGGGAGCTCTTCCTGGCATCTCCGACTCCGCTCCTCAGGCTCGACGACAGGTTCGGACTGCGTGGAGCGAATCCTGCGGCCGAGCCCTACCTCGGTGGACCGGTTTCGAGGATGGCCAACACGTCGCTCGCCACATTCCTCGAGAAGCCTTCGGCGAACGAGCTGCTGTCAGCCCTCGAAGATGCTGATGAGGCGGGCGACACCGTGCTTGAAGCGGCATGGAAACTGGCGAACGGCGAGTTGGCTGAAGTCGAACTGCACATGGGGTTGGAAACAGGCGATCGGAAGGGTGGCTACCTGGTTGCCATCCACGATCTGACGGACCAGGTGCGTCGAATGGGTGAACGGTGGCGACGGACCTTTGATGCGATGATGGATGGGGTCGCCCTGGTTGACGACGGTGGCTCGATCGTGCTGGCGAACCAGGCTCTCGAACCCCACCAAGAAGCAGTTTCCGCTGACCTGGCGAGTCGGCTTCGCGGCGAGGGGCCGGCGCAGTGGCGGACGTCGAATGGCGGTCGGCTGCTCGACTGCTCGCTGACCTCTCCAGCCGGCCTGGAGCACTCGATTCTGGTGGTCAGGGACGTCACCGAAGCTGTCGATTCGGAAAGCCGCCTTCGCGATGCGGAGAAGATGCAGGCGGTGGGCACGCTCGCCAGCGGGGTGGCGCATGATTTCAACAACCTGCTGGCAGCGATTCTGCTCCACGTCCGCCTGATGCAGCGACGCCCGGAAACGGCGAAGGAGGCGGTGGCTGCGATCGGCGATCTCGCCGAGCAGGGCACCGAGGTCGTGCGCGAGCTGCTGTTCTTTGCCCGCCACCCGAGCTCTCCCCCCGGGACGATCAATCTGGTCGATCTGGTCCGCCAGCAGGAGGGTGTGCTGCGGCATCTCCTGCCCGACGATGTGGATCTGGTCATCGAGCTCGAAGATGAGGCCGTACCGGTAGTGGCCGACCCGGTCGGGCTGCGGCGGTTGCTGGTCAACCTGGTCATCAATGCGCGCGACGCGCTGGAGGAGCGTGGAGGACGGATCACGGTGCGGGTCGAGCACACGGCCGCGCGTGCGGTGCTCGAGGTGGCCGACGACGGAGCGGGCATCCCGTCCGAGGCGCGCGAACACCTCTTCGAGCCGTTCTTCACCCTGCGCCGCCAGGGTCGTGGTTCGGGTCTCGGCCTGGCGGTGGTCTACAGCATCGTGTCGGCACACGATGGCGAGGTGGACGTCCGGACATCACTCGGCGAAGGTGCGCGATTCATCGTTCGCCTGCCGCTGGGAGAGGCCGCCGGACTCGAGCCGCTGGAGGGCCGAGCCGAGAGCCCAGCGCTGAAAGTCTTGTTGATCGAGGCCGACGGCCGATCCGCAGCTGCAAAGATCGAGGTGCTCGCCGGAGCCGACCTCGAGGTCCGCCATGCGCCTTCGTTCGATCAGCTCGCGGATCTGACCGACGGGTGGACGCCGGGCGTCGCGGTGGTGGCCGAGGATGTGTTCGGGGGCGCGAGAAGCGACCTCGGACGTTTGCATATGCCGGTTCTCCTGCTCGGCGAGGCCGAGGGTGTTGTCCTGGATCGCCTGGGACCGCTGGTAGTGAGACTCCCCGCCGATGCATCGTCCGAGGTGGTTCTCGAGACCCTGACCGATCTCGCCGAGTGA
- a CDS encoding TIGR03663 family protein, whose amino-acid sequence MALSCAGGGPKWKQYVPWLVLVAFSMTLHLWNLGERSYHHDEAIHAHAAHVLLKDGVYQYDPTYHGPLLYYLTAATFVVAGDSDFTARLPIALSGIAMIWIAWSLRRPFGPRAAWWMGLLASISPIWLYYGRFLRMDILEALVASAAFVALWRALRGSSRAWIWFGVWVGLAFATKENAFVTTALVGGVLGLILIHNGIRQMFPLTLKWVADHRWHLLGAVAAAVVVTVPLFTVGFRHPGDWFFPYKAISYWWGQHSIERVAGPPWYHLPRLALYEFLPIIAGLAWAVRRGRKMRTLEWTLLLFGLASIGMYAYLGEKVPWLGVHQVWAFFPLAGMQLARTFGPQGVWWSRSLAAVGLAATVLTTMVANFVLDEISPNRDRVEALVYVQTSPEIKLPMREGLEHAAAGADPAAAVSGEAGWPLSWYWRNIPVWWDEPKTGQRPPIVFCGPDELPTVLKRLGSGYVSERIPLRSWWLPEDFKPEAGDILRYVFTRRPWGTIGSTDTVVLRRTEETIEATRSVAVPSVLEAALGVRSARVLGEGWMFEPRGLSVSKEGELAVADSVLNQIVFFDQEHAVIEAEVPESLKQPEAVAWTPDGVLVIADTWNHRVLAFDRSSNKVRPMPEAPGGWYGPRAVAVAEDGTVAVTDTGNKRIVLISGGGGGPTIETIGGEGSEPGQLVEPVGVTWLDRRRLLVCDTGNRRLQVLDRQGKPIEVVPLPDAWVDFYSRPQILALTEERWLVTDVPAKSLWLVDKGVPTRIDLGGDDIVPTGLARGGDILYVSDLGSKVWAFELPSDE is encoded by the coding sequence ATGGCATTGAGCTGCGCTGGTGGAGGGCCGAAGTGGAAGCAGTACGTACCATGGCTGGTGCTGGTTGCGTTCTCGATGACCCTCCATCTGTGGAACCTCGGCGAACGCTCGTACCACCACGATGAGGCGATTCATGCCCACGCGGCCCATGTCCTGCTCAAGGACGGCGTTTACCAGTACGATCCGACCTATCACGGACCGCTGCTCTACTATCTGACGGCTGCGACCTTCGTCGTCGCCGGCGACTCGGATTTCACCGCCCGGTTGCCAATCGCTCTCTCGGGCATCGCCATGATCTGGATCGCATGGTCTCTGCGCCGACCGTTCGGCCCCAGGGCCGCGTGGTGGATGGGCCTGCTGGCGTCGATTTCGCCGATCTGGCTCTACTATGGCCGCTTTCTGCGCATGGACATTCTCGAGGCGCTGGTCGCCTCGGCCGCCTTCGTCGCGCTGTGGCGCGCTCTTCGTGGGAGCTCGAGAGCGTGGATCTGGTTTGGTGTCTGGGTGGGTCTGGCGTTTGCCACCAAGGAGAATGCCTTCGTCACCACGGCTCTCGTTGGAGGTGTGCTCGGCCTGATTCTGATTCACAACGGCATCCGCCAGATGTTTCCGCTCACGCTGAAGTGGGTCGCTGATCACCGGTGGCACCTTCTCGGCGCGGTGGCGGCGGCAGTCGTGGTGACCGTGCCCCTCTTTACCGTCGGTTTCCGCCATCCCGGCGACTGGTTCTTCCCGTACAAGGCGATCTCCTACTGGTGGGGCCAGCACAGCATCGAGCGTGTCGCCGGCCCGCCGTGGTACCACCTTCCGCGGTTGGCGCTCTACGAGTTTCTGCCGATCATAGCCGGCCTCGCCTGGGCCGTTCGGCGGGGGCGGAAGATGCGGACCCTGGAGTGGACGTTGCTGCTCTTCGGCCTCGCTTCGATCGGCATGTATGCGTATCTGGGCGAAAAGGTGCCGTGGCTCGGTGTGCACCAGGTGTGGGCGTTCTTCCCACTTGCCGGCATGCAGCTGGCGCGCACCTTCGGGCCGCAGGGTGTCTGGTGGAGCCGGTCGCTGGCGGCCGTCGGACTCGCGGCGACCGTCCTTACCACGATGGTCGCGAACTTCGTGCTCGACGAGATCTCACCGAATCGCGATCGTGTCGAGGCGTTGGTCTATGTCCAGACATCTCCCGAGATCAAGCTGCCGATGAGAGAGGGGCTCGAGCACGCCGCCGCAGGTGCTGATCCCGCGGCTGCGGTTTCGGGTGAGGCCGGCTGGCCGCTCTCCTGGTACTGGCGCAACATCCCGGTCTGGTGGGATGAGCCCAAGACGGGTCAGCGTCCGCCGATCGTCTTCTGCGGTCCGGACGAGCTGCCAACGGTCCTCAAAAGGCTCGGTTCGGGATATGTCAGCGAGCGGATCCCGCTGCGCTCGTGGTGGCTCCCGGAGGACTTCAAGCCTGAAGCGGGTGATATCCTGCGCTATGTCTTCACCCGCCGCCCATGGGGGACCATCGGGTCGACCGACACCGTCGTCCTGCGCCGTACCGAGGAGACCATCGAGGCGACCCGATCGGTGGCAGTGCCTTCGGTTCTCGAAGCCGCCCTGGGCGTCCGGAGCGCGCGAGTCCTGGGCGAGGGATGGATGTTCGAACCGCGCGGCCTCAGCGTGTCCAAGGAGGGTGAGCTGGCGGTCGCGGACTCGGTTCTCAACCAGATCGTCTTCTTCGACCAGGAGCACGCCGTGATCGAGGCCGAGGTGCCGGAATCTCTCAAACAGCCCGAGGCGGTGGCTTGGACGCCCGACGGCGTGCTGGTAATTGCCGACACCTGGAACCACCGTGTGCTCGCGTTCGATCGATCGTCGAACAAGGTCCGGCCGATGCCCGAAGCACCTGGAGGGTGGTACGGCCCCCGCGCGGTGGCTGTCGCCGAAGACGGCACGGTGGCGGTGACCGATACGGGTAACAAGCGCATCGTGCTCATTTCGGGTGGCGGCGGCGGCCCGACGATCGAGACCATCGGCGGCGAGGGCAGCGAGCCCGGCCAGCTGGTCGAGCCGGTCGGCGTGACCTGGCTCGATCGCCGGCGCCTGCTGGTCTGCGACACCGGGAATCGGCGCCTGCAGGTGCTCGATCGGCAGGGAAAACCGATCGAGGTGGTACCTCTCCCCGACGCCTGGGTCGATTTCTACTCGCGCCCCCAGATTCTCGCGTTGACCGAGGAGCGGTGGCTGGTCACCGATGTCCCGGCGAAGAGCCTGTGGCTGGTGGACAAGGGTGTTCCGACCAGGATCGACCTCGGAGGCGACGACATCGTACCGACCGGTCTGGCCCGCGGTGGTGACATCCTCTACGTCTCCGACCTCGGCTCGAAGGTCTGGGCGTTCGAGCTGCCATCTGACGAGTGA
- a CDS encoding GspH/FimT family pseudopilin, protein MNIGRPSLSCRRRRRECGFTIWEMMVVIFIIGLVIAIGYPTMRRSLVRARLLSQADILKRAVAVARANALKSGQGVTVRFLDSNAVQEGGVVVAWVDENGNGGLDAPSDKVIGRWPMREKTLLKPDPANILFKLEGGARGVMFLGNGTVMANNSGRVGVGQGAIIVSDHYQNDIRLLILAGTGTVIQEMWDDKAGGWSKELRHWKF, encoded by the coding sequence ATGAATATCGGGAGACCATCGCTGTCCTGCCGTCGGCGCCGTCGCGAGTGCGGCTTCACAATCTGGGAGATGATGGTCGTCATCTTCATCATCGGCCTCGTCATAGCGATCGGCTACCCGACGATGCGCAGGTCGCTGGTTCGTGCCCGCCTCTTGAGTCAGGCCGACATCCTCAAACGGGCGGTCGCCGTGGCGCGGGCCAACGCGCTCAAGAGCGGCCAGGGCGTCACCGTCCGCTTCCTCGATTCCAACGCCGTCCAGGAAGGTGGCGTGGTGGTTGCCTGGGTCGACGAGAATGGCAACGGAGGCCTCGATGCCCCTTCCGACAAGGTGATTGGCAGATGGCCGATGCGAGAGAAGACCCTTCTCAAACCGGACCCCGCCAACATCCTCTTCAAGCTCGAGGGTGGCGCTCGCGGGGTGATGTTCCTCGGCAACGGGACGGTGATGGCGAACAACAGCGGCAGGGTCGGCGTGGGCCAGGGCGCGATCATCGTCTCGGACCACTACCAGAACGACATCAGGCTCCTGATCCTGGCCGGCACGGGGACCGTGATCCAGGAGATGTGGGATGACAAAGCCGGTGGGTGGTCGAAAGAGCTGCGTCACTGGAAGTTCTGA
- a CDS encoding GspH/FimT family pseudopilin, which produces MKYQSSVPSVGRAWRRERGFTLHEILIVVTIIAMMVAVGYPLLWRSQVRARLLSEVRMLEQATMVARVNAVKHGRRVAMQILEDNAQQQGGDVFAWVDDNEDGLMTAGEDEVGRWTVQQRFFIGPDGSNPFFKLASSADPRGIVFLPNGTTIANAAGAIGVGQGAVEVMDEHLNTIRIMVRGGSGTVTTEMWNPYDDSWSDEIRFWRY; this is translated from the coding sequence ATGAAATACCAATCATCCGTCCCGTCGGTTGGTCGAGCCTGGCGTCGCGAGCGCGGGTTCACCCTCCATGAAATCCTCATCGTCGTCACGATCATCGCGATGATGGTGGCGGTCGGGTACCCCCTCCTGTGGCGCTCTCAGGTGCGCGCCAGGCTGCTCAGCGAAGTCAGGATGTTGGAGCAGGCGACCATGGTGGCGCGGGTCAATGCCGTCAAGCACGGCCGCAGGGTCGCCATGCAGATCCTCGAAGACAACGCTCAGCAGCAGGGCGGCGACGTCTTCGCGTGGGTCGATGACAACGAGGACGGGCTGATGACGGCGGGTGAGGACGAGGTCGGACGCTGGACGGTCCAGCAACGATTCTTCATCGGCCCGGACGGCAGCAATCCCTTCTTCAAGCTGGCGTCGTCGGCTGACCCTCGCGGAATCGTCTTCCTGCCGAACGGAACGACGATCGCCAACGCGGCCGGCGCCATCGGTGTCGGGCAGGGAGCAGTCGAGGTCATGGACGAACACCTCAACACCATTCGAATCATGGTGCGCGGTGGTTCGGGAACGGTCACGACCGAGATGTGGAACCCATACGACGATTCATGGTCCGACGAGATCAGGTTCTGGAGGTATTGA
- a CDS encoding type II secretion system GspH family protein, with protein sequence MKRGSRDEGFTLVEILLMIVILSFVALGIAGLFSHSMIVNASGHDYAVLASEARFALEALQARSFDDAALIRTAGTPRNWPPVNPNFNISYTVEDYVVQNWTDASTGSGGWNLAAGAVPNLKQISMTVTSTNQVLRGRRVLTVTSLKIPG encoded by the coding sequence GTGAAACGCGGTTCCCGCGACGAGGGTTTCACCCTGGTCGAAATCCTGCTCATGATCGTGATCCTCAGCTTCGTCGCTCTGGGGATTGCCGGGCTCTTCTCCCACTCGATGATCGTCAACGCCTCCGGCCACGATTACGCGGTGCTCGCGTCGGAGGCGCGGTTCGCGCTCGAGGCCCTGCAGGCGAGATCGTTCGACGACGCAGCGCTCATCCGCACCGCGGGAACGCCGCGCAACTGGCCTCCGGTCAACCCGAATTTCAACATCAGCTACACCGTCGAGGACTACGTGGTCCAGAACTGGACTGACGCAAGCACCGGGTCCGGAGGCTGGAATCTGGCGGCAGGTGCGGTGCCGAACCTCAAGCAGATCTCGATGACCGTCACCTCGACCAACCAAGTGCTGCGTGGCCGACGGGTGCTGACAGTCACCAGCCTCAAGATTCCGGGATGA
- a CDS encoding prepilin-type N-terminal cleavage/methylation domain-containing protein: MDFRQQGFTLIEMLVVVALLAMIMIGLLNLLDTSSRISVVETSLADTQENVRFAAYHIMRTARMMGSSVMPFAANVSGVDRWMAGELTSNATGGTATTPFGSVAAVEGSDVLTMRGFFEIAPFFCDRTDMGSGVITVRESHAGQVINENFNLVDVAGLEGRGVLFMGRLDQGEYAVGQIDSKSTMSGTAPDRTLTIDFMAGSAQWSNLNPAGVSVTPVPFDVYRVGVLESYTYYVDPDFTLQRMRANSSAGGASSEPVAVNIGNLQVALGVDTNDDNQVDNWMAAPTAGAVVGATVIGARITVLGRTSRSVTDWIEPPETFAVEDLDITKVDRSAKWRTIGVAAALRNYLF, encoded by the coding sequence ATGGATTTCAGGCAACAAGGTTTCACGTTGATCGAGATGCTGGTGGTGGTCGCCCTTCTGGCGATGATTATGATCGGCCTGCTGAACCTGCTCGATACCTCGTCCAGGATCTCGGTGGTCGAGACGTCCCTCGCCGATACCCAGGAGAACGTTCGTTTCGCCGCCTACCACATCATGCGCACCGCGCGCATGATGGGCTCGTCGGTGATGCCCTTCGCCGCCAACGTCAGCGGTGTCGACCGCTGGATGGCCGGCGAGCTGACCTCGAACGCCACTGGCGGGACGGCGACCACGCCGTTCGGATCGGTGGCCGCCGTCGAGGGCTCGGACGTCCTGACCATGCGCGGTTTCTTCGAGATCGCGCCCTTCTTCTGTGACCGCACCGATATGGGCTCCGGAGTCATCACGGTTCGCGAGTCGCATGCCGGACAGGTCATCAACGAGAACTTCAACCTGGTCGACGTCGCCGGCCTCGAGGGCCGCGGCGTGCTCTTCATGGGCCGGCTGGATCAGGGCGAGTACGCTGTCGGTCAGATCGACTCGAAGTCAACGATGTCCGGCACCGCGCCCGACCGCACCCTGACCATCGACTTCATGGCGGGCTCCGCGCAGTGGAGCAACCTCAACCCCGCCGGGGTGTCGGTCACGCCCGTCCCCTTCGACGTCTACCGGGTCGGGGTCCTCGAGTCCTACACCTACTACGTCGACCCGGATTTCACGCTCCAGCGCATGCGCGCCAACTCGAGCGCTGGGGGTGCCTCGTCGGAGCCGGTGGCGGTCAACATCGGCAACCTGCAGGTGGCGCTCGGCGTCGACACGAACGATGACAATCAGGTCGACAACTGGATGGCCGCGCCGACGGCCGGCGCAGTCGTCGGCGCCACGGTGATCGGTGCGCGGATCACCGTCCTCGGCCGGACCAGCCGATCGGTCACCGACTGGATCGAACCGCCCGAGACATTCGCGGTCGAGGATTTGGATATCACCAAGGTCGACCGCAGCGCCAAGTGGCGAACCATCGGGGTCGCCGCCGCGTTGCGCAACTATCTCTTCTGA